A genomic segment from Halomicroarcula saliterrae encodes:
- a CDS encoding NusA-like transcription termination signal-binding factor, with protein MGVEISDEARRLVALFEDEAGVTVRDCVVDEDHDQVVYLVKRGQIADAIGPGGNTVGRVEERLGREVKLIEDAELAEDFVANALAPAAVYNVTISENGDTVAYVEVPQDDHGAAIGREGRNIDAARRLASRHFDIDGIELT; from the coding sequence ATGGGCGTCGAAATCTCGGACGAAGCACGACGACTGGTCGCCCTCTTCGAGGACGAAGCCGGCGTCACTGTCCGGGATTGCGTCGTCGACGAGGACCACGACCAGGTGGTGTACCTCGTCAAGCGCGGCCAGATAGCCGACGCCATCGGTCCCGGCGGCAACACCGTGGGCCGCGTCGAGGAGCGACTGGGCCGCGAGGTGAAGCTCATCGAGGACGCAGAGCTGGCCGAGGACTTCGTCGCCAACGCGCTCGCGCCCGCCGCCGTCTACAATGTCACCATCTCCGAGAACGGCGACACCGTCGCCTACGTCGAGGTCCCACAGGACGACCACGGCGCGGCTATCGGCCGCGAGGGCCGCAACATCGACGCGGCCCGCCGGCTGGCGAGCCGGCACTTCGACATCGACGGCATCGAGCTGACCTGA
- a CDS encoding 30S ribosomal protein S7: MSGDEDIPETEDAPEDEAVEDEAAEEETARAELFGKWSVTDIEYSDPSTERYIAVTPIAHTMGRHSNKQFQKSEISVVERLINRLMQTDENTGKKQLATTIVSDAFDIVHERTEENPVQVLVQAVENSAPREETVRLKYGGISVPKAVDVAPQRRVDQALKFIAEGTYGGSFKTTTTAEEALASLLVGAANNDVSTYSVNQKEEKERVAAAAR, from the coding sequence ATGAGTGGAGACGAAGACATCCCAGAGACCGAGGACGCACCGGAAGACGAGGCAGTCGAAGACGAGGCAGCCGAGGAAGAGACCGCCCGCGCCGAGTTGTTCGGCAAGTGGTCCGTCACCGACATCGAGTACTCGGACCCCTCGACGGAGCGCTACATCGCGGTGACGCCGATCGCCCACACGATGGGGCGCCACTCGAACAAGCAGTTCCAGAAGTCCGAGATCAGCGTCGTCGAGCGGCTCATCAACCGCCTGATGCAGACCGACGAGAACACCGGCAAGAAGCAGCTCGCGACGACCATCGTCAGCGACGCCTTCGACATCGTCCACGAGCGCACCGAGGAGAACCCGGTGCAGGTGCTCGTCCAGGCCGTCGAGAACAGCGCTCCCCGTGAGGAGACCGTCCGCCTGAAGTACGGTGGCATCTCGGTCCCGAAGGCCGTCGACGTCGCGCCCCAGCGCCGCGTCGACCAGGCCCTGAAGTTCATCGCCGAGGGTACCTACGGTGGCTCGTTCAAGACCACCACCACGGCCGAGGAGGCACTCGCTTCCCTGCTCGTCGGCGCCGCCAACAACGACGTCAGCACCTACTCGGTCAACCAGAAAGAAGAGAAAGAGCGCGTCGCGGCTGCAGCGCGGTAA
- a CDS encoding 30S ribosomal protein S12 encodes MANGKYAARKLKKDRQKHRWSDSDYARRERGLGKKSDPLEGAPQGRGIVLEKVGIEAKQPNSAIRKCVRVQLIKNGKQVTAFCPGDGAISFIDEHDEVTIAGIGGAKGRAMGDLSGVNYKVEKVNGVSMLELVRGNAEKPVR; translated from the coding sequence ATGGCAAACGGCAAATACGCCGCGCGCAAGCTGAAGAAGGACCGCCAGAAACACCGGTGGTCCGACTCGGATTACGCGCGACGCGAACGCGGACTCGGCAAGAAGTCCGACCCGCTCGAGGGCGCACCGCAGGGTCGAGGCATCGTACTGGAGAAGGTGGGTATCGAGGCGAAACAGCCCAACTCCGCGATCCGGAAGTGCGTGCGTGTCCAGCTCATCAAGAACGGCAAGCAGGTCACCGCGTTCTGTCCCGGCGACGGCGCTATCTCCTTTATCGACGAGCACGACGAGGTCACTATCGCCGGCATCGGCGGCGCGAAGGGTCGCGCGATGGGCGACCTCTCCGGTGTCAACTACAAGGTCGAGAAGGTCAACGGCGTCTCGATGCTGGAACTGGTCCGCGGTAACGCGGAGAAACCGGTCCGATAA
- a CDS encoding biotin transporter BioY, which translates to MSGTESVELVGDEAVSNIALAAVLAALTAAFAYVSIPVPGLPVPISFQVFGAYFAGLLLGPRWGGLALTLYLLVGVAGAPVFSGGAAGLGYLLGPTGGYLVGFLLAAVVIGAIVHRGLEPRPLTEVSLPVQAGALLAGLAVIYAVGVPWLALSTANTFTEAFIGGAVTVLPGDLIKIAATLALVKGGVLARQQATA; encoded by the coding sequence ATGTCCGGAACGGAGTCGGTCGAACTCGTCGGCGACGAGGCAGTGTCCAACATCGCGCTCGCGGCGGTGTTGGCCGCGTTGACGGCCGCGTTCGCGTACGTCTCGATACCGGTGCCCGGGCTCCCGGTGCCGATATCGTTTCAGGTCTTCGGCGCCTACTTCGCCGGCCTCTTGCTCGGGCCGCGCTGGGGCGGGCTCGCGCTCACGCTGTACCTGCTGGTCGGCGTGGCGGGCGCACCGGTGTTCTCGGGCGGCGCGGCGGGGCTGGGCTACCTGCTGGGGCCGACCGGCGGCTACCTCGTCGGCTTCCTGCTCGCGGCGGTCGTCATCGGGGCCATCGTCCACCGGGGACTGGAGCCGAGACCGCTGACCGAGGTCTCGCTTCCGGTGCAGGCCGGCGCGCTACTGGCCGGCCTCGCGGTCATCTACGCCGTCGGCGTCCCGTGGCTGGCGCTCTCGACCGCGAACACGTTTACCGAAGCGTTCATCGGGGGCGCCGTCACCGTCTTGCCGGGTGACCTCATCAAGATCGCCGCCACGCTGGCGCTGGTGAAAGGGGGCGTACTCGCCCGCCAGCAGGCGACCGCATGA
- the rpoA2 gene encoding DNA-directed RNA polymerase subunit A'', producing the protein MVSEDIEAVVEDTELPRRLKDEVYSTVEARGVGVEDADRIAQAVESRYMQTRVDPLDPVGTVSAQSIGEPGTQMTMNTFHYAGVAEIDVTQGLPRLIELVDARKTPDTPMMTVHLDEEYADNRERAHEVVWKIEATRILALGDISTNVADMLVQIDLNEETLQERWPTVNDTEAIAEEIAETIESNLGVQTRQAGTVIEFGPEEPSYRDLLQLVEELRDIVFKGIDEISRVVIRKEELEDGEEFVLYTEGSDFGDVLGIEGVDASRTTCNNIHEIYRSLGVEAARETLINETMNTLEEQGLDDVNVRHLMLVADIMTNEGTIESIGRHGISGSKDSVLARAAFEVTVNHLLDAAIHGEVDELDGVTENVIVGKPIKLGTGDVDLRMGTTQD; encoded by the coding sequence ATGGTATCCGAAGACATCGAAGCCGTCGTCGAGGACACGGAGCTCCCGCGCCGGCTGAAAGACGAAGTGTACAGCACGGTCGAGGCCCGCGGCGTCGGCGTCGAGGACGCCGACCGAATCGCACAGGCCGTCGAGTCCCGCTACATGCAGACCCGCGTCGACCCGCTGGACCCGGTCGGCACCGTCTCGGCCCAGTCCATCGGCGAACCCGGAACGCAGATGACGATGAACACGTTCCACTACGCCGGCGTGGCCGAAATCGACGTGACTCAGGGGCTCCCCCGGCTCATCGAGCTGGTCGACGCCCGCAAGACGCCCGACACGCCGATGATGACCGTCCATCTGGACGAGGAGTACGCCGACAACCGCGAGCGGGCCCACGAGGTCGTCTGGAAGATCGAGGCCACGCGCATCCTCGCGCTGGGTGACATCTCGACGAACGTCGCGGACATGCTCGTCCAGATCGACCTGAACGAGGAGACCCTGCAGGAGCGGTGGCCCACCGTCAACGACACCGAGGCCATCGCCGAGGAGATCGCCGAGACCATCGAATCGAACCTCGGCGTCCAGACCCGACAGGCCGGGACCGTCATCGAGTTCGGCCCCGAAGAGCCCAGCTATCGGGACCTGCTCCAGCTGGTCGAGGAGCTGCGCGACATCGTCTTCAAGGGTATCGACGAGATATCCCGCGTCGTCATCCGCAAGGAAGAGCTCGAAGACGGCGAGGAGTTCGTCCTCTACACCGAGGGCTCCGATTTCGGCGACGTGCTCGGCATCGAGGGCGTCGACGCCTCCCGAACGACGTGTAACAACATCCACGAGATCTACCGGAGCCTCGGCGTCGAGGCCGCCCGCGAGACGCTCATCAACGAGACGATGAACACGCTCGAAGAGCAGGGGCTGGACGACGTGAACGTCCGCCACCTCATGCTGGTCGCCGATATCATGACCAACGAGGGGACCATCGAGTCCATCGGCCGCCACGGCATCTCCGGCTCGAAGGACTCCGTGCTCGCGCGGGCCGCCTTCGAGGTGACGGTGAACCACCTGCTCGACGCCGCCATCCACGGCGAGGTCGACGAGCTCGACGGCGTCACGGAGAACGTCATCGTCGGCAAACCCATCAAGCTCGGCACGGGGGACGTCGACCTCCGCATGGGTACGACGCAGGACTGA